One window of Pseudobacteriovorax antillogorgiicola genomic DNA carries:
- a CDS encoding DUF2817 domain-containing protein, with amino-acid sequence MDILKHIFGGQVASHWFKNTYEGSVSQYLAGIDRLNCQPVETKDWPILETPELVTHTAWIGRRDAVRVLVLISGTHGVEGYCGSAVQSCILEEFSQDRIKLELQQAVLMIHALNPWGMKWARRCDQEGIDLNRNFIDFGKKPESHPLFQEFAAALACENKTERDQRLHALLATMGQTEFDIMVSGGQYLIDWAPFYGGQGPAFANPVMDEIIQDWGLEGRQTVVVDLHSGLGPWAYGEVISDHPIESSGSEFASRLFGQALAETARGESFSVPKEGLLDYRWHQLMNDSGCFVTLEFGTYSKERLFQVLCDEHGFWKDFKEVDANDSSYLKRRSAMLHHFCPDDLLWQQAVLFKGWQVVSQVLEYHRES; translated from the coding sequence ATGGATATTCTTAAACACATATTTGGTGGGCAAGTAGCCTCTCACTGGTTCAAGAATACCTACGAAGGCAGTGTTTCGCAGTATCTAGCGGGTATAGATAGATTGAATTGCCAGCCGGTAGAAACCAAGGATTGGCCAATTCTAGAAACTCCAGAGCTGGTCACTCACACTGCCTGGATTGGGCGCCGGGATGCGGTGCGGGTTTTGGTGCTTATCAGCGGGACCCACGGAGTGGAAGGCTACTGCGGTAGTGCAGTACAAAGCTGTATTTTGGAAGAATTTAGTCAGGATCGTATCAAACTGGAGCTACAGCAGGCAGTTCTTATGATCCATGCTCTAAATCCATGGGGTATGAAGTGGGCGAGGCGATGTGATCAGGAAGGCATCGACCTGAACCGAAATTTTATCGACTTTGGCAAGAAGCCGGAAAGTCATCCCTTGTTTCAAGAATTCGCGGCAGCATTGGCTTGTGAGAATAAGACTGAACGTGATCAACGACTCCATGCCTTGCTTGCAACTATGGGACAAACAGAATTCGATATTATGGTGAGCGGCGGTCAGTATTTGATCGATTGGGCCCCTTTCTACGGTGGCCAGGGACCAGCATTCGCTAATCCGGTGATGGATGAGATCATCCAAGATTGGGGTTTAGAGGGGCGGCAGACGGTTGTGGTTGATCTTCATTCGGGGCTGGGGCCTTGGGCTTATGGAGAAGTGATATCAGATCACCCCATTGAAAGCTCAGGAAGTGAATTCGCGAGCCGTTTGTTTGGCCAAGCCCTAGCAGAAACCGCTCGTGGCGAATCATTTTCTGTACCCAAGGAGGGGCTTCTCGATTATCGTTGGCATCAGTTAATGAATGACTCGGGGTGCTTTGTCACCCTGGAATTTGGCACTTATAGCAAAGAACGACTCTTTCAAGTTCTTTGTGACGAGCACGGCTTCTGGAAAGATTTTAAGGAGGTGGATGCCAATGATTCATCTTACCTAAAGCGCCGCTCAGCCATGCTTCATCATTTTTGCCCTGATGATTTACTTTGGCAGCAGGCCGTCCTCTTCAAGGGATGGCAGGTGGTATCCCAAGTTCTGGAGTATCATCGTGAATCGTAA
- a CDS encoding peptidase C39 family protein codes for MVIRIAEEKDLAGLLEIEETAFIGDRMSRRSFRHHIRSEHSDLVLVENVSKEEMPKVLAYGLTFRHRGTRLARLYSIAVHPQARGLGLATDLLDHLENLAAAAGWLYMRLEVAKNNPKAIQLYEKSGYRVFGEYSDYYEDHSDALRMQKRIRQQDMDGFSRLTPWYQQTTLFTCGPSSLMMAMSSHDDTIEMCQGTEIDLWREATTVFMTSGHGGCHPFGLALAAKRRGFEALAMVNSEQVLFLDGVRSETKKEVLALVHNQFLSSCHRAGVSIAYQDVTQHQVESWLRSGYSVLILISTYRLDGKKAPHWVVVTGVDQQCFYVHDPYVEPEEQVAIDCQHIPIARNDFDKMSAFGSSRLRAAVALKKSVA; via the coding sequence ATGGTTATTAGGATCGCTGAAGAAAAGGATCTTGCTGGCCTTCTTGAGATTGAAGAAACGGCATTTATTGGTGATAGAATGAGTCGTCGTAGTTTTCGTCATCACATTCGATCTGAGCATAGTGATCTTGTACTTGTAGAAAATGTATCAAAAGAAGAGATGCCGAAGGTTTTAGCCTATGGTTTAACCTTTCGTCACCGAGGTACGCGCCTCGCTAGGCTATACTCGATTGCTGTACATCCCCAAGCAAGGGGCCTAGGTTTAGCAACTGATCTTCTTGATCACCTTGAAAACCTAGCCGCCGCAGCTGGTTGGTTGTATATGCGCCTAGAAGTTGCAAAGAACAACCCTAAGGCGATACAACTATACGAAAAATCGGGCTATCGAGTTTTCGGCGAGTACTCGGATTACTATGAGGATCATAGTGATGCTTTGAGGATGCAGAAAAGGATTCGTCAGCAAGACATGGATGGGTTTAGCCGACTTACCCCATGGTATCAGCAAACAACTTTGTTTACCTGTGGGCCGTCGTCCTTGATGATGGCCATGTCGAGTCATGACGATACTATTGAAATGTGTCAAGGTACAGAAATCGATCTTTGGCGGGAGGCTACAACAGTTTTTATGACTTCAGGTCATGGGGGCTGTCATCCGTTCGGTTTAGCACTCGCTGCGAAACGTCGTGGTTTTGAGGCATTAGCCATGGTTAACTCCGAGCAGGTCCTATTTCTCGATGGAGTTCGCTCAGAAACCAAAAAAGAGGTTCTCGCTCTGGTTCATAATCAGTTTCTCTCATCATGTCACAGGGCTGGAGTGAGCATAGCTTATCAGGATGTTACCCAGCATCAGGTAGAATCCTGGCTCAGATCAGGATACTCGGTTTTAATCTTAATCAGTACTTATCGTCTTGACGGTAAGAAAGCTCCCCATTGGGTGGTAGTAACCGGCGTTGATCAGCAGTGTTTCTATGTTCATGATCCTTATGTAGAGCCTGAAGAGCAAGTTGCGATTGATTGCCAGCATATTCCAATCGCAAGAAACGACTTCGATAAGATGTCTGCTTTTGGATCAAGTCGTCTCCGAGCCGCTGTAGCTTTAAAGAAATCTGTTGCTTAA
- a CDS encoding fibronectin type III domain-containing protein, protein MIGKEEVYKGESARRRSYLNVFHTIKGYTMNYFSSIAARILILSTMLASCSPESSVVIDKTANLDDVTFSQGNQVVLNSDSGVVTVETLVPDGVVGQIQVEIGDSFETNEAVQELDLDGFDNAGESITFGSDSDMDQTSIGQIQVSIPLTQTSLWLQGERSLVILYHIETIDGNKVGFITSRNYSRTSGKLKFYLRGFGQYQPVWLNQTYTEEKEVITAAPVRLPKRSEETAQTTKDPGDITAPGLPLVASYTKLYSSSPSQTVSWQAPGDKDVVKYHVKVCTDTSCSSNCSVSTMTTDTSITVNNLSAGSSYYTCVAAEDSSGNLSPFSRPQNPVTIAEPGSLDLDFNSSGLVTQNGAASGFDSIYDLVGLPDGSSIAVGAIFNGNDNDVSIWKFKPNGSLDSNFASSGVLIVDDITGNGPDQEIAHAVALDPSGKILIAGYGSNGSDDDGFILRIDGNGNFDTTFNSTGVALLDNIITTSQSERIQDIAIDADGNILVTGYAGNGIDNDLFLGKVDSTGAIDTSFGSLGYSSKDGGAADRANGIAIDGNGQILVGGFFTGTDRKAAVCRYNTDGSLDTGFAVSGCLELDDTAGGPGDDEILDIRIDSQNNTIATGFSSNGSNKDMAIWKIDTGGNLDTSFNGTGYVIHDSAAGGADDDLGGSIALSPGRIYISGSSQDGQMNHVLWCYKADGSICSNFSDSGYMLYELSGQGSASEAVITTPSGSLLSAGRLFDPAEQYNAALWMILP, encoded by the coding sequence ATGATTGGCAAAGAAGAGGTCTATAAAGGCGAATCAGCCAGGAGACGATCTTACCTAAACGTATTCCACACCATAAAAGGTTACACCATGAATTACTTCTCTAGCATAGCCGCTAGAATACTTATTTTGAGTACAATGCTCGCATCTTGCAGCCCCGAATCCTCGGTTGTTATCGATAAGACTGCAAATCTAGACGATGTAACCTTCAGTCAAGGGAACCAAGTGGTCTTAAACTCCGATTCTGGGGTCGTCACTGTTGAAACCCTGGTTCCCGATGGAGTTGTGGGCCAGATTCAAGTTGAAATTGGAGATTCATTCGAGACCAATGAGGCGGTGCAAGAGTTAGATTTAGACGGCTTCGACAACGCTGGTGAGTCGATTACGTTTGGCTCTGATAGCGATATGGACCAGACCTCGATTGGCCAGATCCAAGTCTCTATTCCTCTCACGCAGACGTCTCTATGGCTCCAAGGTGAACGAAGCCTTGTGATTCTTTATCATATTGAGACCATAGATGGAAATAAGGTTGGTTTCATTACATCACGTAATTACTCCCGCACATCCGGAAAGCTAAAGTTCTACCTTCGGGGTTTTGGTCAGTATCAACCCGTTTGGCTCAATCAAACGTACACTGAAGAGAAAGAAGTCATAACAGCAGCTCCAGTACGCCTGCCGAAACGAAGCGAGGAGACGGCCCAAACAACTAAAGATCCAGGTGATATCACTGCACCGGGACTTCCCTTGGTTGCGAGCTACACGAAGCTTTATTCGAGCTCACCAAGTCAAACTGTATCTTGGCAGGCCCCTGGGGACAAGGATGTTGTCAAGTATCACGTTAAGGTCTGTACCGATACATCGTGTAGTAGTAATTGCTCGGTGAGTACCATGACAACAGATACGTCGATCACTGTGAATAATCTGAGCGCTGGTTCTTCCTATTATACTTGTGTTGCAGCCGAGGACAGCTCGGGCAATCTATCGCCGTTTTCTCGCCCCCAGAATCCAGTAACTATTGCTGAACCAGGTAGCCTAGATTTGGATTTTAACTCTTCAGGTTTAGTAACGCAGAACGGGGCTGCTAGTGGCTTTGATTCGATCTATGACCTTGTGGGCCTCCCCGACGGTTCCTCCATCGCTGTTGGGGCGATTTTCAATGGCAACGATAATGATGTTAGCATTTGGAAATTTAAACCCAATGGAAGTCTTGATAGCAATTTTGCCAGCTCTGGTGTGCTTATCGTTGATGACATTACTGGCAATGGTCCTGATCAAGAGATCGCTCACGCGGTTGCACTTGATCCCAGTGGCAAAATCCTGATTGCTGGCTATGGGAGCAATGGCAGCGATGATGATGGCTTCATTCTAAGGATCGATGGTAACGGTAATTTCGATACGACGTTCAATAGCACGGGCGTTGCTCTGCTAGATAATATCATCACGACGTCGCAATCTGAGCGGATTCAGGATATCGCAATTGATGCCGATGGTAACATTCTCGTCACTGGTTATGCTGGTAATGGCATCGACAACGATCTATTTCTTGGCAAAGTCGATAGCACTGGTGCTATTGACACCAGCTTTGGCAGCCTTGGATATTCCTCAAAGGATGGCGGCGCGGCAGATCGAGCTAATGGCATTGCTATTGATGGCAACGGGCAAATTCTAGTTGGTGGTTTTTTCACAGGAACAGATCGTAAGGCTGCTGTCTGTCGATATAATACGGATGGTAGTTTAGATACAGGCTTTGCAGTCAGTGGCTGTCTGGAGCTGGATGATACTGCTGGTGGCCCTGGTGACGATGAGATCCTTGATATTAGAATCGACTCTCAAAACAACACAATTGCAACTGGCTTCTCAAGCAACGGTTCAAACAAAGATATGGCTATCTGGAAGATTGATACGGGCGGAAACCTCGATACGTCGTTTAATGGCACAGGTTATGTGATCCATGACAGCGCCGCGGGCGGAGCTGATGATGACTTAGGAGGTAGTATTGCTTTGAGTCCTGGCCGGATTTATATATCTGGCTCTAGCCAGGACGGGCAAATGAATCACGTTCTTTGGTGTTATAAAGCTGATGGTAGCATCTGTAGCAATTTCTCTGATTCTGGCTACATGCTTTACGAGCTTTCTGGTCAAGGCAGTGCCAGTGAAGCAGTGATTACAACGCCAAGCGGGAGCCTACTCAGCGCTGGCCGTCTATTTGATCCTGCTGAGCAGTACAATGCAGCTCTTTGGATGATTCTCCCCTGA
- the ppk2 gene encoding polyphosphate kinase 2 produces MKKFEPDSIAEYLDELDRDYMYELCCLQVELLQLQKYVTEQGIRLAIVFEGRDTAGKGGAILRFRQHLIPRYCKVVALHKPTDEERGQWYFQRYIQHLPKAGAIVLFDRSWYNRAVVEPVMGFCSSEEHERFMEQVNIVEKLWVDDGIKLIKLWFSIDQEEQGSRLQDRQLNPLKTWKLSPVDLAAREKWDEFTSYKEKMFAKTSPSHSPWVRIDGNEKKVARLESIRYVLSQFDYPNKGFTGVSLEPSSKAISCLVSPH; encoded by the coding sequence ATGAAAAAGTTTGAACCTGACTCTATTGCTGAATATCTAGATGAGCTCGATCGCGATTATATGTACGAGCTTTGCTGCCTGCAAGTCGAGCTGCTACAGTTACAAAAGTATGTCACCGAACAAGGTATCCGCCTGGCCATCGTTTTTGAAGGGCGCGACACAGCCGGTAAAGGTGGGGCGATCTTACGCTTTCGCCAGCATCTGATCCCCCGTTATTGCAAGGTTGTAGCATTGCATAAGCCCACTGATGAGGAGCGTGGTCAATGGTATTTCCAGCGCTATATCCAGCACCTGCCGAAGGCTGGCGCCATCGTACTCTTCGATCGGAGCTGGTATAACCGGGCTGTGGTGGAGCCTGTGATGGGATTTTGTAGCTCTGAAGAGCACGAACGCTTTATGGAGCAAGTCAATATAGTCGAGAAATTATGGGTTGATGACGGAATCAAGCTGATCAAATTGTGGTTTTCCATTGACCAAGAGGAGCAAGGATCACGGCTTCAAGACCGGCAATTGAACCCCTTAAAAACTTGGAAGCTCAGCCCTGTTGATCTAGCAGCACGAGAGAAGTGGGATGAGTTTACCAGCTATAAGGAGAAGATGTTTGCCAAGACATCACCTTCTCATAGTCCTTGGGTGCGAATCGATGGCAATGAAAAGAAAGTCGCACGGCTTGAATCGATTCGTTACGTGCTTTCTCAATTTGACTATCCTAACAAGGGGTTTACCGGCGTTTCTTTGGAGCCTTCATCGAAGGCTATTAGTTGCCTGGTGTCACCTCATTAG
- a CDS encoding GNAT family N-acetyltransferase: MSQFKWVFSPFSELSPEQVYQILKVRQEVFIIEQEIYYVDTDDRDQDAWHLFAWDEDKREVYAYLRLLPPGKMATHSVGRVLTSRSHRGQGLGKQLMAEFMQQVQERWGAIPLSMSAQSHLEEFYRPFGFETVSEPYWEEGILHIRMIFKPCAP, encoded by the coding sequence ATGAGCCAATTTAAATGGGTTTTTTCACCATTCTCTGAACTTAGTCCAGAGCAGGTTTACCAGATCCTCAAGGTTCGCCAGGAGGTTTTTATTATTGAGCAAGAAATCTATTATGTGGACACTGATGATCGAGACCAAGACGCCTGGCACCTCTTTGCCTGGGATGAGGATAAGCGAGAGGTCTACGCCTACCTCAGGCTCCTCCCCCCCGGAAAGATGGCAACTCACTCCGTTGGCAGAGTATTGACGAGCCGGTCCCATCGAGGGCAGGGCCTGGGTAAGCAGCTGATGGCGGAATTTATGCAGCAGGTTCAGGAGCGTTGGGGAGCGATTCCATTATCGATGTCGGCGCAGTCTCATCTTGAAGAGTTTTATAGACCCTTCGGTTTTGAGACAGTCTCGGAGCCCTACTGGGAAGAGGGCATCTTACATATCCGAATGATCTTCAAGCCCTGCGCACCTTAG
- a CDS encoding S8 family serine peptidase translates to MRLALLTFMTSVLYSCHDSPSRPVAQALDLRPGESSRVIIVGDQGDVKDQADDLGLDHDGDEVVIIEGPNEDIGQIDLPPGASVIKDEPVEAVEREAFTVDEQAMFIAKKDFGLLPFWQQHPHSDGRGVVVGVIDDGISPFHGGFRETSDGKRKYIKHGSRSSAFTLTLKPSDDDDDDDIKVKGPATLKEEQDTDSGLRWIDVNGNGARDEYVVEVLADRENMVCIDISLNGAIEEPNECLRDFASSGDFLYWDTDKKINLMVDYDPGTGRVQFHQGESAGDSHGEGVASVMAGHRIGSQFSGVAPGAQILDYDISAQVFKAEEGIYSIGTFLKALEWMGKNGADVANISYSLYFLSPESQLFMSEAIDRIVTRYNMVVSFSAGNNGPGLGSMNRALIYPRSVLATGAFSSKELAENVHGITGLPEQGRVIRYSSRGPAVDGGSGPHVIAPLSSITHSTKGSGFRGFSGTSSASPAAAGFAAVLISHVKKLGLEFDASSIVAAVRQSARPIADSPFVEQGYGLPQIDEAVEIYKGMIQGRRFKNIQVRLSGAETLSIAQTGSLSFRSRQPGMEEFRIRLRGEASSLVSDDQQAEMLMPLTVEYSEPWITGPGRALVSLGSSYQYILVDPSQIPSPQPGHEYFGEVIYRAADGRVVTKVPVTYIWDHDLRESYQSDVMTIGSEEGVRRHLYIPSGVQGLVVRTDLLEGDRDRLGLTVYNPEGLRAGSVAMGGDTSFISVDQAGWYQLAVSRYGGTIRPYKLQIEVETVDLVLVNPALTNGDKSIWLKNQGHDLRGRLEVRPLPKVVESFYNRAPIHDKVHFHLPLDESGQFRLRVATLETSLSSYVRRHCNAYIYDKFGQFLDFKYFSSSRVIDVDETSQGGVAEVYCSSFEYTDGMEEAQDSLLWWLRRETVPATDKVLASGNFQVDELERSQVSLLWEEGQSEEIFDEVGIYITPHQGRPESIQIGTLPYLFY, encoded by the coding sequence ATGCGTCTTGCCTTGCTAACTTTTATGACAAGCGTCCTCTATTCCTGTCACGATTCGCCATCTCGTCCGGTGGCCCAAGCCCTAGACTTGCGTCCGGGGGAATCAAGTCGCGTTATCATTGTCGGTGATCAAGGGGATGTCAAGGATCAGGCAGATGACCTTGGGCTAGATCACGATGGCGATGAAGTTGTGATTATCGAAGGACCAAACGAAGACATCGGCCAAATCGATCTCCCGCCAGGAGCTTCTGTCATCAAGGATGAGCCAGTCGAGGCTGTTGAGCGTGAGGCCTTTACTGTTGATGAACAGGCCATGTTTATCGCTAAAAAAGACTTTGGCCTCCTTCCATTTTGGCAGCAGCATCCACACTCTGATGGTCGCGGGGTTGTTGTTGGGGTCATTGATGATGGCATCTCACCATTTCATGGTGGGTTTCGGGAAACTAGTGATGGGAAACGAAAGTACATCAAACATGGCAGTCGCAGTTCTGCCTTTACCCTCACTCTGAAGCCGTCAGATGATGACGATGATGATGACATTAAGGTCAAAGGCCCGGCGACGCTTAAGGAAGAGCAAGACACGGATAGTGGTCTCCGATGGATCGATGTCAATGGGAATGGGGCACGGGATGAGTATGTCGTGGAGGTCCTAGCGGATCGCGAGAACATGGTTTGTATCGATATCAGCTTAAACGGAGCCATCGAAGAACCAAACGAATGCCTACGGGATTTTGCTAGCTCTGGAGATTTCCTATACTGGGATACAGACAAGAAGATCAACTTGATGGTCGACTACGATCCAGGTACTGGTCGCGTTCAGTTCCATCAAGGTGAGTCTGCGGGGGACTCTCATGGGGAAGGGGTGGCTTCCGTGATGGCAGGCCATCGAATCGGTAGCCAATTCTCTGGAGTGGCACCGGGAGCACAAATTCTCGACTACGATATTAGCGCTCAAGTTTTTAAAGCCGAGGAGGGCATTTACTCCATCGGAACTTTTTTAAAAGCCTTGGAATGGATGGGGAAGAATGGGGCTGATGTTGCCAACATCTCTTACAGTCTCTATTTCCTCTCACCTGAAAGTCAGCTTTTTATGTCTGAAGCTATTGACCGTATTGTAACGCGCTACAATATGGTAGTGAGTTTCTCTGCAGGAAACAACGGGCCTGGTCTTGGATCGATGAATCGTGCTCTTATCTATCCTCGCTCGGTGTTGGCAACAGGTGCATTTTCTAGCAAAGAGCTAGCAGAAAATGTTCATGGAATTACAGGTCTTCCGGAGCAAGGACGCGTGATTCGTTATTCTAGCCGTGGGCCAGCCGTAGATGGCGGCAGTGGGCCTCATGTGATTGCCCCTCTTAGCTCCATCACGCATAGTACCAAAGGTAGTGGTTTTCGTGGCTTCTCGGGCACCAGCTCTGCCTCGCCCGCAGCAGCAGGATTTGCTGCTGTCCTGATCTCTCATGTAAAAAAACTAGGTTTAGAGTTCGATGCATCGAGTATCGTGGCAGCCGTTCGGCAAAGTGCCAGACCAATTGCTGACTCACCTTTTGTGGAACAAGGCTATGGCTTGCCGCAAATCGATGAGGCCGTTGAAATCTATAAGGGCATGATTCAAGGCCGGCGGTTCAAGAATATTCAAGTAAGACTTTCAGGGGCAGAGACCCTCTCCATTGCTCAAACGGGAAGTCTTTCGTTTCGGAGTCGCCAACCGGGAATGGAAGAGTTTCGCATCCGCCTCCGTGGTGAGGCGTCATCTTTGGTAAGTGACGATCAGCAAGCCGAGATGCTCATGCCACTCACGGTGGAATACTCAGAACCATGGATCACGGGCCCAGGGAGAGCTCTAGTCAGCCTTGGCAGCTCCTATCAATATATCTTGGTTGATCCCAGCCAAATTCCAAGCCCGCAGCCGGGGCATGAGTACTTCGGAGAGGTTATCTATCGTGCCGCTGATGGGCGGGTTGTTACTAAGGTTCCAGTCACATATATCTGGGATCACGATCTGAGGGAGTCGTATCAGAGTGATGTGATGACCATCGGTTCCGAGGAAGGAGTGCGGCGTCACCTTTATATTCCCAGTGGAGTTCAAGGATTAGTGGTGCGAACTGATCTTTTGGAAGGTGATCGCGATCGCCTTGGGCTGACTGTTTATAATCCTGAAGGGCTTAGGGCTGGTAGTGTGGCAATGGGTGGTGATACCAGCTTTATTTCGGTCGATCAAGCTGGTTGGTATCAGCTGGCTGTTAGCAGATATGGTGGCACAATACGTCCCTATAAGCTTCAAATAGAAGTAGAAACGGTAGATTTAGTCCTGGTAAACCCGGCTCTTACCAATGGGGATAAGAGTATCTGGCTTAAAAACCAAGGTCACGACCTCCGTGGCAGGTTGGAAGTCCGGCCACTACCAAAAGTTGTCGAGAGCTTCTATAACAGAGCGCCGATTCACGATAAGGTACACTTTCATTTGCCTTTGGACGAATCTGGCCAGTTCAGGCTGAGGGTTGCGACTTTGGAAACCAGTTTAAGCAGCTATGTGCGCAGGCACTGCAATGCCTATATCTACGATAAGTTCGGTCAATTCCTAGACTTCAAGTACTTCTCTTCATCTAGAGTTATAGACGTCGACGAAACGAGCCAGGGCGGTGTTGCTGAGGTGTATTGCTCTAGCTTTGAGTATACGGATGGAATGGAGGAAGCTCAGGACTCCTTGCTTTGGTGGTTGCGTCGCGAAACAGTTCCTGCCACCGATAAGGTTTTGGCCAGCGGAAACTTCCAGGTTGACGAATTAGAGCGAAGTCAGGTGAGCCTTCTATGGGAGGAGGGCCAATCTGAAGAAATATTTGATGAAGTTGGCATCTATATCACCCCTCATCAGGGGCGGCCAGAATCAATACAGATCGGTACACTGCCCTATCTTTTCTACTAA
- a CDS encoding phospholipase D-like domain-containing protein, whose amino-acid sequence MKLLRVLCLTAFLSTPAYSEVEVLFHPFDPTLEKAALWISEAQSSIDLAMYNLDVTDASPVIRMLKSDAIQSKISSGELKVRMIFEGYKGKSHATKLALGLEELGIDLRFLKSGRKVHHKFAVLDYNTDQPRVISGSANWSLGSRSNYNENILFMDDEQSMASRFQSEFNLLWSASEEVGEELVGNVNLFVPEAGEDPSLQVTMNSDNFRFSGLRVTRKSYDEGYVLTRELVRAIDSAKEKLEIATTRFKLRPVYDAVLRAAARGIKVQLLVNMDQYDPYQDRKKWTLPECQDPYLESCSASMNFSHFLDKLEFDGHENVEVRIKFFNLDPTAYLSRQMHSKYLIVDDQTVWTGSFNWSYSGEYSHIENLVKIQGGTHVEAVAGFNRDFAQLWDLNRSQYQEFKGRMIDALKNDKKTDCKFEPMALTFTEIDILLRMGWWYDKELKDACE is encoded by the coding sequence ATGAAACTATTACGAGTACTATGTTTAACTGCATTCCTATCTACCCCTGCCTATAGTGAGGTTGAGGTTCTTTTTCACCCCTTTGACCCCACCTTAGAAAAAGCCGCTCTATGGATATCCGAAGCGCAAAGCTCTATTGATCTAGCTATGTATAACCTCGATGTCACTGACGCGAGTCCTGTCATCCGGATGCTGAAGTCAGATGCAATCCAATCGAAGATCTCTTCTGGCGAGCTTAAAGTCCGCATGATTTTCGAAGGTTACAAAGGGAAGAGCCATGCCACCAAGCTCGCTCTGGGTCTTGAGGAGCTAGGCATCGACCTTCGTTTCTTGAAGTCTGGGCGTAAGGTACATCACAAGTTTGCTGTTCTTGACTACAACACAGATCAACCGCGAGTTATCAGTGGTTCTGCCAACTGGTCTTTAGGATCTCGGTCGAACTACAATGAAAACATCCTTTTCATGGATGACGAGCAGTCTATGGCCAGCCGTTTTCAAAGTGAATTTAACTTACTTTGGTCTGCAAGCGAAGAAGTTGGTGAAGAGCTCGTTGGAAATGTTAACCTATTCGTACCGGAAGCTGGAGAAGATCCTTCTTTGCAAGTTACAATGAACTCAGACAACTTTCGTTTTTCTGGCTTACGGGTCACACGCAAGTCCTACGATGAAGGCTATGTTTTAACAAGAGAGCTTGTAAGAGCTATTGACTCTGCCAAAGAAAAGCTTGAAATTGCTACAACACGCTTTAAGTTACGCCCAGTATATGATGCAGTCCTTCGCGCTGCTGCCCGTGGAATTAAGGTTCAACTATTGGTAAATATGGACCAGTACGATCCATACCAAGATCGTAAGAAGTGGACTCTTCCTGAGTGCCAAGATCCGTACTTAGAGTCATGCTCAGCTTCTATGAACTTCTCACACTTCCTTGACAAGCTTGAATTCGATGGCCACGAAAACGTTGAAGTTCGTATCAAGTTTTTCAACCTTGACCCAACTGCTTACCTCAGCCGCCAGATGCACTCTAAGTATCTGATCGTTGACGACCAAACAGTTTGGACTGGCTCGTTCAACTGGTCATACTCTGGTGAGTACAGCCATATTGAGAACTTGGTCAAGATCCAAGGTGGAACTCACGTCGAAGCGGTTGCGGGCTTCAACAGAGACTTCGCCCAACTATGGGATCTTAACCGTAGTCAATACCAAGAGTTCAAAGGCCGCATGATCGATGCTCTTAAGAACGATAAGAAAACTGACTGTAAGTTCGAGCCAATGGCACTTACTTTTACAGAAATTGACATCCTACTTCGTATGGGGTGGTGGTACGATAAAGAACTTAAGGACGCTTGCGAATAA
- a CDS encoding class I SAM-dependent methyltransferase — protein sequence MRQLVLVLIVFGVTAGVQGHHRVFPPSSIDSRYYKVLAKHHPQSTGKWYMGRQIAEVMGPAGIPWLERPERQKEEDIRNLIKLLKLKPGMTVADVGAGSGRLSFLMAQELAPKGRVYALEIQEKMLNTIRTKAKKLKVRNVLARQSSVNSLGLKAGVLDLVLMVDVYHEFSHPHEMVLSMVKSLKKGGRIALVEYRGEDPKVPIKILHKMTMKQIKYEFSRPEFGLTFKELESRLPRQHLVFFEKS from the coding sequence TTGCGGCAGCTAGTCCTTGTCTTGATCGTGTTTGGGGTCACCGCAGGCGTCCAAGGGCATCACAGAGTTTTTCCTCCGTCTTCGATTGACAGTAGATACTATAAGGTTCTTGCCAAGCATCATCCGCAGAGTACTGGCAAGTGGTACATGGGCAGGCAGATTGCTGAAGTTATGGGACCCGCTGGTATCCCTTGGCTGGAGCGCCCAGAACGACAGAAAGAAGAGGATATTCGGAACTTGATTAAGCTATTGAAGCTCAAGCCAGGGATGACTGTAGCGGATGTGGGCGCGGGCAGTGGCCGATTATCATTCCTAATGGCACAAGAGCTAGCACCCAAGGGACGTGTCTATGCTTTAGAAATCCAAGAGAAGATGCTTAACACCATTCGCACCAAGGCTAAGAAACTGAAAGTTAGGAATGTCTTGGCTCGCCAAAGCTCAGTGAACTCCCTAGGCTTGAAAGCAGGTGTTTTGGATCTGGTTCTTATGGTTGATGTCTACCACGAGTTTTCTCATCCGCACGAGATGGTTCTGAGTATGGTGAAGAGCCTCAAGAAAGGTGGCCGGATAGCATTGGTTGAGTATCGTGGTGAGGACCCCAAGGTGCCGATTAAGATCCTGCATAAAATGACTATGAAGCAGATCAAATACGAGTTTTCCCGGCCTGAATTCGGGCTTACCTTCAAGGAATTGGAATCTCGATTACCGAGACAGCATTTAGTTTTTTTTGAAAAGTCATAA